Genomic window (Caldinitratiruptor microaerophilus):
GATGCCCGGCAGCGTGATGTGCCAGAACTGGCGGAAGCGGCTCGCCCCGTCGACGGCGGCGGCTTCGTACAGCTCGTGGGGGATGGTCTGCAGGCCCGCCAGGATGGTCACGCCGAAGAAGGGGAAGCCCCGCCAGACGTTCGCCGCGATGATCGAGGCCATCGCCGTCTTCGGGTTGGCGAGCCACCCGATCGGCTGGGACAGGATGCCTGCATGAACCAGGATGTAGTTGATGACCCCGAGGAGCCCGTCGAACATCCACAGGAAGTTCAGCGAACTCACCACGGTGGGCGTCACCCAGGGGATCAGGAGGAATCCGGTCCAGAAGTTCTTCGCCCGGATCCCGGCGTTGAGCGTGAGGGCCATCACGAGCCCGATCACCAGCTTGAGCGCCACCGCCACGGTGGTGAATACCACCGTGTTCCAGAGGGCCCGGCGGAAGAACGGGTCGTGCCAGAGCTCGACGTAGTTCTGCAGCCCGATGAACACCGGCCGGTAGCCGATGAGCTTCTGCGTCATGCTCAGGTAGATCGCCAGGACGCCGGGGTAGGCGATGAGCCCGAACACCGAGACGACCACCGGCGCGATGAACAGGAAGCCGAGGAGCCAGTCCCGGCCCAGGATTCGGGCCGCGCGGCTGGTCCGGCCGGCCGGCCGGGTCGCGGCGATGGGTACGTCCGCCATGAGGGCCTGATCCCCCCTGATCTGGAGGTGGGGCGGGGCCCCGGGGACCACCCGGGGGCACCGCCCCTGCCGGTTATCCGACGGCCTTGTAGATGCTTTCGATCTTGCGCTTCGCCGCCTGGATGGCCTGGTCGATGGGCGTGCCCTGCAGGACGGAGGACGCCATGTCGGTGAGGACGTGCTGGGCCCGGACCTCGGCCGCCGCGGCGGTGATGGGCCCCGGGTAGCCGGGCAGCCGGGCGTACATGCCGTTCTGCATGATCGCCTCGAAGTTCGGGTCGGTCTTCCAGTACGGGTCCTCCGCGTGGAGCTTGTAGAGCGGCGCGGCCTGGCCGATCGAGTTGGTCATGTACTCCTTCCACTGCTCGGGCGACATGATGTACTCGATCAGGTCCTTGCAGAGGTCCGGGTGCTGGGTCTTCTTGAAGATGCCGAAGTTCCAGCTGTTGTCGGCGGTGAAGTTGCCCTTGGGGCCAGCCGGGGTGACGGAGAGCCGCGTCTTGCCCGCCAGTTCGTGCTTCTGCGAGACCAGGGCGTAGTAGATGGAGGCTCCGTTGTTCGTCATGGCGATCTTGCCGGCGAGCCACGCCTCGTTGTTGTTCGCGTCGGTCCAGCCCGCGGCGCCGGGGGGCTCCACCTGGTGCTTCAGGAACAGGTCCACGGCGTACTGTAGCGCCTGACGGGTCTCGGGGGTGTCGAACGTGAGGGTCTTCCCGTCCTCCTTCACCCAGCTCGCGCCGTGACTCCACATGATCGCCATCATGAAGTCGTCGCC
Coding sequences:
- a CDS encoding carbohydrate ABC transporter permease yields the protein MADVPIAATRPAGRTSRAARILGRDWLLGFLFIAPVVVSVFGLIAYPGVLAIYLSMTQKLIGYRPVFIGLQNYVELWHDPFFRRALWNTVVFTTVAVALKLVIGLVMALTLNAGIRAKNFWTGFLLIPWVTPTVVSSLNFLWMFDGLLGVINYILVHAGILSQPIGWLANPKTAMASIIAANVWRGFPFFGVTILAGLQTIPHELYEAAAVDGASRFRQFWHITLPGIKYVAIVATLLSTIWTFNDFQAVYILTRGGPGGATHIVGTLTYEIAIDGLNLGKGTAVSIFAMPLMALLIFLFTRYTQREVGA